The window ATGCAGCAGCTAGATGTTGAGGGTAACCAGCTTGGTTAATAGTAGCAGAAAAAAGAGTTTGAACTTGACTGTGTTTTCCCTGTCCCATAGGTTTTTGATAAATTTTTCCATCAATGTACTCGCTGGCCGGTTTCGTTTCTGGTAATTGCAAAAACTCTTTTAGAGAAAGTTTAGCAGGCGACTGGATAGAAGATATCATCATTATTCTCCATGCTGTGAGTAATGTGCAGTAAAGAAAATTAAACAACTAACCAACTAAATAAATCTGCTCCCGATAATTGCCAATCACCCAATACACTCAAAACAGGTAAAATCTCGTCATTATACTTCACATCTGGGGTTTGATTGGGTTGAAAAATCATCACAGATTCATCTTCAGGATCAATTAACCAACCTAGTTGTGTCCCATGCTTTAAACAAAAAATAATTTTCCTAATCACGCGATTAGCGGATTGTTCGGGAGACAGAATTTCAATAGTCCAATCTGGTGCAATATTAAACCTATTTTCAATTCTACCATTTGCTTTGCGGGGGATGCGTGACCATTCAAATACTGTAACATCTGGGACAACTGCACCGCCACCAAATGTGCAACGTAACTCAGGGAAAGCATAAGCTAACTTTTGTGGTTTGCCCATTTGATTGATAGAAGATGCTAACTCACTTTGCAGAATGCTGTGTTCTCCCTGTGGCATAGGTTTTTGATAAATTTGACCATTAATGTACTCGCTAGCTGGTTGAGTTTCTGGTAATTGCAAAAACTCTTCTAAAGATATTTTGGTGGGTGATTCAACTGAAGATACCATAAATTATTTTTCCTTAAATAGTCCGAAAGCCCCATAATAAAAATTAGGGCAGACACTTACTTATGCCTACCCTCTTCAACACTAGGGAGAAACCGAGATAAATTATCTCGGCAGATTGTCAGGTAAGTAAGGAAACGCCCGATCTACCTAATCTTTGCCCCCAACTTTGTCCAGGGACTTTCCGATAATTTCTTCCACAGATTCGACGCCCTTGGTATTTCCAGGACGTTTCATCTTGTCAATGTCAGCGGTTCCTTGAACTTCGTTCAAACCGGGATTAGTTTCCTCGATTTGCTTTTTGAGACCGTAGGGGTTGGACAAAACTGCTTCTTGTGATTTCTTCTCAATCTCTAACAGGTTTGCTTCGCCTTGGGTGGGACTGCTGGTATTGGTGCTGGCGCTGTAAGCAGGCGTTGCATAGGACATCAACAGCACGGCACAAACACAAAGACTGAGCAGAAAACGAACTGGACGCAACAGAGCAGAAATGTTAAAACGAATAGAGCGCATTGAAAGGTTCTCCTATTTATCGAAATTGGTAGCTATTGGTCGTTAATAGGCTAAACAAACGTTTATTTTCCACGACCTTCCTCTATTTGCTCAAATTTTTAACTTTCTTGCCTCTGTACCTGGATAGATTCTGTATTGATTGCTCCAAAAGCATCCATCATCTACCAAAAGGCGGATCGGGTTGCTGGTTTAATCTCTTCGGTAGATCGAAGTTGATTGTCTCCAAAGCATTTGTCATCTACCAAAAGGCGTATCCTCTTGCTAACTCAATTAAGCGAGAAAAACTCAATACTGGGTAAGAGTGGGTCTCGAATAATTCCCACACCCGCAAAACCCCAACGCTGAAGTAGATTTTTTAGCTGAGAGCCAGGAATAGATTCTACCCCAAAGCGATCGACTACATTTGCGCCGTGGGTGTTGAGATAGCTCAGCGCCTCGAAATCTTCGTTAAACAGCAGCAGGTAGCCTGAATTAGCTCCTTTAGTATCTCTGTCAGGATGGGCAGCCAGATAACGACCGTCGGCTTTAGAACGAACTAGGTAATAAAGTTGCGAGAACATGGCGACTTTGGGGATTGGTCATCGGTCATTGGTCATTGGTCATTATCAAAGAACTTTTGACTAATGACAAATGACCCATTACTAATGACTAATTCAGATTTTCCAGACGAATCCGGGGGTCTACACCCTTGAGCAGCAAATCTGCCAACAAGTTGCCTACAATCAGCATTACACCTCCCATCATCAGACTCGCCATCACCAAGTAGAGGTCTTGAGCCAACACCGCCTGCAAAATCAGACGTCCCAAACCGGGCCAGTTAAAGAAAAACTCGGAAATAAAAGCACCGCTCAACAAACTAGAAAACTCAAAACCCAATAAAGTAATCAAAGGGTTGACCGCATTGCGAAGCGCGTGAACATAGATCACCCTGTTTTCTGGCAAACCTTTAGCACGGGCTGTCTGGATGTAATCTTGGCGCAGAACGTCTAGCAATTCTCCCCGCATAATTCGCTGCAACCCAGCAAAGCTGGTAATACTCAGCGCTATAGTGGGTAAAATCATGTGCCAGCCAATATCCAAAGCTTGACCCAAAGGCGTTAGCTCGGCGTAATTAATGCTCGTCATTCCTCCGACTGGAAACACTGGAGAAATGTTTTGCGCCAAGATTAGGAGTAGCAGGGCTGTGATAAAGCTGGGAAATCCTTGTCCGGTATAACTCAGCAACTGTAGGAAATAGTCAATGCGGCGATTTTGATTTACGGCAGCAACAATGCCCAAGGGAATTGCGATCGCCCATGTGACAATCAGGGAAGAAATTGCCAGCAGCAGAGTATTCGGAATTCGCTCCCACAACAAAGAAGCTACCGATCGCTGATAAACAAAACTCATGCCAAAATCACCTTTGGTGACAATCCGCCACAGCCATAGCATATATTGCTGTAGGCCCGATCGATCTAAACCAAACTGCCGCCTGAGTTCCTCAATCCGTTCCGGCGAAATCTTAGGATTCTGCCTCAGTGTATCTAAGTAATCGCCTGGAGCCAATTGAATAATCACAAACGAAAGTGCTGACGCCAGCAGCAGGGTCAACAGTGCCTGCAACAATCGCTTTGCCACATATACAAACGTCTCGCTGGTGACCAGGGCTTTAGGCCAATTCCCACCAGCCTCCAACGATCTGCGATGCGAGGAATTTTTAGTAGAAGTCATCAAAACATAGGCTCCATTTCGCCTACAGCAATTTTAGATTTTGGATTTTGGAGTCATCCAAAATCTAAAACCATTGCGATCGGATAGCTAATACTCGATCAGCGTTACGATCGGCAAATCGGGAAGATGTCGGCGTCCGTCCAAATCCCGTAGCTCGATGATAAATCCAAAACCAACCAAATCGCAGCCTGCCTGCTGCACCAACTTTGCCGTAGCAGCTGCCGTTCCCCCAGTAGCAATCAGATCGTCCACAATTAAGATCCGACAGTCTGGCTGCAAAGCATCCTTATGTACCTCCAGCCGATCGGTGCCGTACTCTAGTTCATACTCGATCGAGTACACCTCTGCTGGCAACTTCCCTGGCTTGCGGACAGGAATAAAGCCAGCGCCCAGCTGATAAGCTAAAGGCGCTCCCACAATAAACCCACGCGACTCCATTCCCACCACATAATCCACCGCCGGGAAGGTGTCCTTGCACTTTTGGGTAAAAGTGTCGATCGTATACCTGAGCCCATCGCTCGAGCGCAGGAGAGTAGTAATGTCCCGAAATAGGATTCCCGGCTTGGGAAAATCTGGAATGTTGCGGATCAGAGACTTTAAATCCATAGATGTTTAATCAAAAATTGCGTTTAGGACAGGCATCGCCTGCAAAACGACCGTTGTAGAAAGATGAAACTCGATCGGTCCCCAGTACGTAGGGTGCGTCAACACCGCCCCAATCAAGAGTTCCCATTCGCCTTCACTCAGATCGCCCTGCAATATAGATGCCTCAGAAATCGTACACTAGAGAGTTGCACTGTTTGATATAAATGCCTACATTCAAAATCAAGCTCGGTTCTTCAACAGGTAGGGTAGAGATATGGCACAAAGACCGAGACTAAAAGTCACAAGTCAGTGATGCTATCCGCTAAACACTGGACATAACTGGACAATCAGTACATTCGGTGAAGAGATAGCCAGTCTAAGCCTTTAGTGGGCTACGTTACTTAGGTCATGGCACCTGCGAGTGCTTTCCAGCTTGTAGCTCTGCCGTTCAGTTTTAAACATTCCTATTTAGCTAAGAAAGTAAACTGATCCGAACAAGCCTAAGTAACATTGACGAGGAAAAAATTACCTCATATTGGGCGATTAACTGTTCGCGCAACCGGGGTGTTTGAAATGGTGACAATCAAAGGTAAAGTCAGCCCAGTTAGGGCTAAATACTGCCAAATAGTTCATCGAGTTGATGGATATAGTTATGCCGCATAGTCTATATTTGTCCACCGGATCTGCGATTAGAGGCGATCCGATCGGTTTTGGATTGCTTTTGCAACAGTCCACTCCACCTACCCAGCCAGTCTAAATGAAAGTCTCCGCTAACGTAATGTATTTAGATAGTCCACCAGCCCAAACCATTCCCGTCATTTTGGACAGCTTGCCCGTTCCAGCTACTTTTGAGGAGCGGGAAATGCCGCGCCGCGCCAGGCTGCAAATTGACCTGATTCTACTGGCAATTGAAGCCTTGGATCTCAGCGGCTCCGAAGCCATACTGACCACCGCTTCCGAACTAGAACTACAAGATATTATTAAAAATCGAGTCAACCTATGGCGGCTTCGCAGTGCGAACCCCCTGCGACGGTTCAGCCAGCGCCGTTCTCTGAGTGTTGTGGAGGCGAAAGCTTTGGTGGTAATTGCCTCCTACCTGGCGCGACGCATGACGGTTCTGATCCGGCAATTGCTACTGGCTTATCAACAACTGAGCGAGAAGCAACTGTCGATGGAACATCATTTTCGCCTTTCTGACTACCTCGATCGCTTCCGCAAACACTTCCGCAGCCGGATGAACCCCCGACGCTCTGGGGTGATCGCTTACACCTCTGACGAAAAATTAAACGATCTCGCCATTTCGCTGTTGGGCGAGTTGCTATTTTGTACCGGCACTGCTGGAATGCAGCGGTTTTGGAGCAGTCTGTTTGACGGCGAAATTTAATCGGTCGCTGGGGAATTTCAGATTTAAAATTTATTTTAAATCTGAAATTTTAAATCTGAAATCTGAAATTGTAAATGACAACTAACAACTAACGACTCAAAATGACTATACAACGCCAGTACAGTCTGCCCAATTGCACTCTGCTCTTGGAAGGATTGAATGATGCAACCACTGGTAGCGGCCAATTAGAGGTGCGCCCGGTCATGTCGATTTTGGTGAATGCAGAGTGTCATTTGGCAGGTTCTGCGCCACCACTCACCGGCGGACGAGAATTTTTTGATAGTTTGGTGACGGCTGTGAGCCGTTATGCCCAGGAGTTTTTAAGTGGTGTACATCATCCTTATAATACCCAAGAGCCGCCGTTGGTGCAGTTACGACGAATCAATCGGAATTTACATCGATTGATTGTGCAACGCCGGGCAGATGTTCATCTGGCATCTAACGGCATGATGGGTAAGACAGGATCGACGGCACCAGTTGAGATTGATATAACGACGGTGCAGCTGTTCGATTTGGTGGAGGCGGTGGATCAGTTCTTTGCCGACTCTCAAACTTTGCCGGGATTGTCGCTGCTTTTGACGCCTGTAGAACGGCGATACGCTCATGCTGACCAACCCGTCCTTAAGCGAGCTGCACCTGCTGCTATAGGGGTGTCGAGTTTGGCTGTGGCTGCTCTAGCTCTTTTCTTCGTCCCAATTCCAGAAGTGCAGAGACCTAAAGAACCTCTGCCCCAAGCCAACTCTAACTCGCTTTCTACTACTTCCGGTGCAGAAGGACAAGTTACAACTGGTTCTGGGCCGATCGGGCCAACGCCTCTTGCATCGGAAACGCCTTCAGCTTCCCCCGTCGCCCAAACAGCAACGCCTTCGCCCCTAGCATCGGAAACAGCAACGCCTTCGCCCCTAGCATCGGAAACAGCAACGCCTTCGCCCCTAGCATCGGAAACAGCAACGCCTTCACCTTCAGAATTATCCACTGCGCCGACAACAGCGACCGTGGGGTCAGAAATTACTGACAATAACACGCTCAGAGATTTGAACGGAAAACTCCAGCAGCAAATTCTGCAAAACAAGGAAGAAAAGTTAAAGTTTCCACGACAGTTGCTTTACCGTGTGGCTATGCGTCCAGACGGAACAATAGCAGACTATGAAGCACGCAACCAACCTGCTAGGGACTACGAAAACCAAACCCCCTTACCTAAGCTGAAATCTACTAGCACTCCAACTTCATCAGCTACTGGTAGCGAAGAACCTCTTGCTTACTTCAAGGTAGTGTTTACCCTTAGAGGTGTTCCGCAAGTCAGCCCTTGGCGAGGCTATCGGTAAATTTCGGGGATTGGGGAGAAGTTCAGATTTCAGATTTTAGATTTAACAGGACTTACGCAAAAACGAAGGTTTTGCCCCCCTATCCCCCCAAATCTGGGGGGAGAAGAGTCCTGTTCCCCCCAGATTTGGGGGGCTAGGGGGGCGATTTCATAAGTCCTGTTTAAATTATACTTAGCACGGTCACAGACCGAGCTTTTTTTATGCCTGTAGGGGCGAAGCATTCCGTCAAAGATCTTTGGGTTCAACCAACAAATTATTTACGGAATGCTTCGCCCATTTATGCCCGTGCGAAGTATAGATCTGCAATCTGCAATTTAAAATTCCCCATGTCCGCTCAATTCACCTTAAA of the Argonema galeatum A003/A1 genome contains:
- a CDS encoding DUF4335 domain-containing protein, which translates into the protein MTIQRQYSLPNCTLLLEGLNDATTGSGQLEVRPVMSILVNAECHLAGSAPPLTGGREFFDSLVTAVSRYAQEFLSGVHHPYNTQEPPLVQLRRINRNLHRLIVQRRADVHLASNGMMGKTGSTAPVEIDITTVQLFDLVEAVDQFFADSQTLPGLSLLLTPVERRYAHADQPVLKRAAPAAIGVSSLAVAALALFFVPIPEVQRPKEPLPQANSNSLSTTSGAEGQVTTGSGPIGPTPLASETPSASPVAQTATPSPLASETATPSPLASETATPSPLASETATPSPSELSTAPTTATVGSEITDNNTLRDLNGKLQQQILQNKEEKLKFPRQLLYRVAMRPDGTIADYEARNQPARDYENQTPLPKLKSTSTPTSSATGSEEPLAYFKVVFTLRGVPQVSPWRGYR
- a CDS encoding ABC transporter permease, whose translation is MTSTKNSSHRRSLEAGGNWPKALVTSETFVYVAKRLLQALLTLLLASALSFVIIQLAPGDYLDTLRQNPKISPERIEELRRQFGLDRSGLQQYMLWLWRIVTKGDFGMSFVYQRSVASLLWERIPNTLLLAISSLIVTWAIAIPLGIVAAVNQNRRIDYFLQLLSYTGQGFPSFITALLLLILAQNISPVFPVGGMTSINYAELTPLGQALDIGWHMILPTIALSITSFAGLQRIMRGELLDVLRQDYIQTARAKGLPENRVIYVHALRNAVNPLITLLGFEFSSLLSGAFISEFFFNWPGLGRLILQAVLAQDLYLVMASLMMGGVMLIVGNLLADLLLKGVDPRIRLENLN
- a CDS encoding adenine phosphoribosyltransferase, with protein sequence MDLKSLIRNIPDFPKPGILFRDITTLLRSSDGLRYTIDTFTQKCKDTFPAVDYVVGMESRGFIVGAPLAYQLGAGFIPVRKPGKLPAEVYSIEYELEYGTDRLEVHKDALQPDCRILIVDDLIATGGTAAATAKLVQQAGCDLVGFGFIIELRDLDGRRHLPDLPIVTLIEY
- a CDS encoding Uma2 family endonuclease, which gives rise to MVSSVESPTKISLEEFLQLPETQPASEYINGQIYQKPMPQGEHSILQSELASSINQMGKPQKLAYAFPELRCTFGGGAVVPDVTVFEWSRIPRKANGRIENRFNIAPDWTIEILSPEQSANRVIRKIIFCLKHGTQLGWLIDPEDESVMIFQPNQTPDVKYNDEILPVLSVLGDWQLSGADLFSWLVV
- a CDS encoding low temperature-induced protein, producing MRSIRFNISALLRPVRFLLSLCVCAVLLMSYATPAYSASTNTSSPTQGEANLLEIEKKSQEAVLSNPYGLKKQIEETNPGLNEVQGTADIDKMKRPGNTKGVESVEEIIGKSLDKVGGKD
- a CDS encoding DUF3038 domain-containing protein — its product is MKVSANVMYLDSPPAQTIPVILDSLPVPATFEEREMPRRARLQIDLILLAIEALDLSGSEAILTTASELELQDIIKNRVNLWRLRSANPLRRFSQRRSLSVVEAKALVVIASYLARRMTVLIRQLLLAYQQLSEKQLSMEHHFRLSDYLDRFRKHFRSRMNPRRSGVIAYTSDEKLNDLAISLLGELLFCTGTAGMQRFWSSLFDGEI